One Tripterygium wilfordii isolate XIE 37 chromosome 10, ASM1340144v1, whole genome shotgun sequence DNA segment encodes these proteins:
- the LOC120007815 gene encoding transcription initiation factor TFIID subunit 13, with protein sequence MSNSSAGPPSKSKAGPSQSSETSFKRKRGVFQKDLQHMMYGFGDDPNPLPETVALVEDIVVEYVTDLAHKAQDTGSKRGKLSVEDFLYQIRKDMPKLNRCTELLNMQEELKQARKAFEVDEEKLASLE encoded by the exons ATGAGTAACTCTTCTGCTGGACCTCCTTCTAAATCTAAAGCGGGACCTTCACAGTCATCAGAAACTTCATTCAAGCGCAAGCGAGGAGTCTTTCAGAAAGATC TGCAGCATATGATGTACGGTTTTGGAGATGATCCAAAT CCGCTTCCAGAAACTGTGGCACTGGTAGAGGATATTGTTGTAGAGTACGTCACTGATTTG GCACATAAAGCCCAAGATACTGGATCAAAGAGAGGGAAGCTATCAGTTGAGGATTTCCTCTATCAGATTCGCAAG GACATGCCAAAACTCAACCGGTGTACTGAATTGTTGAATATGCAAGAAGAGCTAAAACAAGCTCGAAAGGCATTTGAGGTAGATGAAGAGAAGCTGGCATCATTAGAATGA
- the LOC120007814 gene encoding dnaJ protein ERDJ3B-like produces the protein MAHRRAKLCFFLCALLYALTVSAGKSYYDILQVRKGSSEEQIKRAYRKLALKYHPDKNPGNEEANRKFAEISNAYEVLSDGEKRNIYDNYGEEGLKQHAASGGRGGGGMNINDIFSQFFGGGSMEEEEERTAKGDDVIVDLDATLEDLYMGGTMKVWREKNVIKPATGKRRCNCRNEIHHRQIGPGMFQQMTEQVCQECQNVKYVREGFFITVDIEKGMQDGQEVVFYDDGEPIIDGEPGDLRFRIRTAPHDTFRREGNDLHTTVTITLVQALVGFEKTIKHLDEHLVDIGTKGITKPKEVRKFKEEGMPIHFSNKKGDLFVTFEVLFPASLTEAQKAKIKEVIG, from the exons ATGGCGCATCGAAGAGCGAAGCTTTGTTTCTTCTTATGCGCTCTATTATACGCTCTTACCGTCTCGGCAGG AAAGAGCTATTACGATATATTGCAAGTGCGAAAGGGCTCCTCGGAAGAGCAGATCAAGAGAGCTTATAGAAAGCTGGCATTGAAGTATCATCCTGACAAGAACCCCGGCAATGAAGAGGCTAACAGGAAATTCGCCGAGATTAGCAATg CATATGAGGTGTTATCGGATGGCGAGAAAAGAAATATATACGACAATTATGGGGAAGAGGGGCTGAAGCAGCATGCGGCAAGTGGTGGCAGAGGTGGAGGAGGAATGAACATTAATGACATTTTTTCTCA GTTCTTTGGTGGGGGTTCaatggaagaggaggaggagaggactGCGAAGGGCGATGATGTAATTGTTGACTTAGATGCGACATTGGAAGATCTATACATGGGAGGTACAATGAAG GTTTGGAGGGAGAAAAATGTTATAAAGCCAGCCACTGGGAAGAGACGCTGCAATTGCAGAAATGAGATCCATCACCGACAAATTGGTCCTGGGATGTTCCAACAGATGACTGAACAG GTTTGCCAGGAATGCCAAAATGTCAAATACGTAAGGGAGGGATTCTTCATCACAGTTGATATTGAGAAGGGGATGCAAGATGGGCAG GAGGTGGTGTTCTATGATGATGGTGAGCCTATAATAGATGGAGAGCCAGGAGATTTGAGG TTCCGCATTCGGACCGCGCCCCACGACACCTTCAGAAGGGAAGGCAATGACTTGCACACAACTGTCACCATTACCCTA GTTCAAGCTCTTGTTGGTTTTGAGAAGACTATCAAACACCTTGATGAGCATTTGGTGGATATTGGCACAAAG GGAATTACCAAGCCCAAAGAAGTGAGAAAGTTCAAAGAAGAAGGCATGCCAATTCATTTTAGCAATAAGAAAGGAGATCTGTTTGTCACCTTTGAGGTTCTATTCCCGGCATCACTAACAGAGGCGCAGAAGGCAAAGATTAAAGAAGTTATTGGCTAG